In Acinetobacter piscicola, a single window of DNA contains:
- the secD gene encoding protein translocase subunit SecD codes for MRYPAWKYLLILVVLVVSTLYALPSLYPDEPAVQISGAKAGTQIDQSVIQKAEQILKSDNIATHDNTFTNNAALLRVSSSDAQLKAQEALRKGLGEEYVVALNLAPTTPEWLQKIGAKPMKLGLDLRGGVHFLLEVDMDKAIAQRMETSATDLRRDLREQKIKFNSLTLNNNTITLLFANNDDRAAAMDFLRRDGNKYDQQALATETGSTLKLTYNDTTKQEIQSYALDQNLTTLRNRINELGVAEALVQSQGSNRIVVELPGVQDTAEAKRVLGRTANLEFRLVSDLNDQYVIPNGQSNGQPIPPGTELFAYESLDSGKQLLLNRNRILTGERVQNASSGFSQDTGGAEVNITLDNAGGKLMADATRNAVGKRMAVLFIENKQKIEFITDPTTGVQTEVRTPYTESVVINAATIQAVLGAQFRITGLDSPQEAAELALMLRAGALAAPMYFVEERIVGPSLGQENIDKGVLSTQVGFILVAIWMVVFFRVFGVIADLALMINLAMLLTIMSWIGASLTLPGIAGIVITIGMAVDANVLICERIREEMRWGASPKQAIVAGYDRAYNTIFDSNLTTFLVAFILFAIGTGPIKGFAVTLMIGIVCSMFTAITVTRAIVQIIYGKKRNLKKLSI; via the coding sequence ATGCGTTACCCTGCATGGAAATATTTACTGATCCTCGTTGTTCTTGTGGTCAGTACATTATATGCCCTGCCAAGTTTGTATCCTGATGAACCTGCTGTTCAGATCTCTGGTGCCAAAGCTGGTACGCAGATTGATCAGTCTGTCATACAAAAAGCAGAGCAAATATTAAAGAGTGACAATATTGCCACTCATGACAATACCTTTACCAACAATGCAGCATTGTTGCGTGTAAGTTCATCTGATGCTCAGCTCAAAGCCCAAGAAGCTTTGCGTAAAGGTTTAGGTGAAGAGTATGTTGTTGCGCTCAACCTTGCGCCAACCACGCCAGAGTGGCTACAGAAAATTGGTGCAAAACCAATGAAACTGGGTCTCGACTTACGTGGTGGTGTTCATTTCCTACTTGAAGTAGATATGGACAAAGCAATTGCACAACGCATGGAAACTTCGGCAACTGATCTACGTCGTGATTTGCGCGAACAAAAAATCAAATTCAACAGCTTAACGTTGAATAACAACACGATTACCTTATTATTTGCAAATAATGATGATCGCGCTGCTGCGATGGATTTTTTACGTCGTGATGGTAATAAGTATGACCAGCAAGCGCTTGCAACTGAGACAGGCTCTACTCTGAAACTCACTTATAATGATACGACTAAACAAGAAATCCAATCTTATGCTTTAGATCAAAACTTAACGACTTTACGTAACCGTATTAATGAGTTAGGTGTGGCTGAAGCTTTGGTACAAAGTCAAGGTAGCAACCGTATCGTGGTTGAATTACCAGGTGTTCAAGATACTGCTGAAGCAAAACGTGTATTGGGCCGTACAGCGAACTTAGAATTCCGCTTAGTGTCCGATTTGAATGATCAATATGTCATTCCAAATGGTCAGTCTAATGGTCAACCAATTCCACCGGGTACCGAGTTATTTGCTTATGAGTCATTAGACAGTGGCAAACAGCTATTGTTAAACCGTAACCGTATCTTAACAGGTGAACGTGTTCAAAATGCATCAAGTGGGTTTAGTCAAGATACTGGCGGTGCTGAAGTCAACATTACGTTAGACAATGCTGGCGGTAAGCTCATGGCAGATGCAACGCGTAATGCTGTTGGGAAACGCATGGCAGTATTGTTTATTGAAAATAAACAAAAAATTGAATTCATTACAGACCCAACAACAGGTGTACAAACTGAAGTACGTACACCATATACAGAATCTGTGGTCATCAATGCAGCAACGATTCAAGCTGTGCTAGGTGCTCAGTTCCGTATCACTGGCTTAGACTCGCCACAAGAAGCGGCTGAACTTGCATTGATGTTACGTGCAGGTGCACTTGCTGCGCCAATGTATTTCGTTGAAGAACGTATCGTGGGTCCAAGTCTTGGTCAAGAAAATATTGATAAAGGTGTACTTTCGACCCAAGTCGGCTTCATCCTTGTTGCAATTTGGATGGTGGTATTCTTCCGTGTGTTTGGTGTGATTGCTGACTTAGCATTAATGATTAACCTTGCCATGCTACTGACCATCATGTCATGGATTGGTGCTTCTCTTACTTTACCGGGTATTGCAGGTATCGTCATCACCATTGGTATGGCTGTTGATGCCAACGTACTGATCTGTGAGCGAATACGGGAAGAAATGCGATGGGGTGCCTCCCCTAAACAGGCCATTGTGGCGGGTTATGATCGTGCTTATAACACCATCTTCGACTCGAACTTAACCACCTTTTTGGTTGCATTTATCTTATTTGCGATTGGCACAGGCCCGATTAAAGGCTTCGCTGTTACTTTGATGATCGGTATTGTTTGCTCAATGTTTACTGCGATTACAGTGACTCGCGCTATCGTACAGATCATTTATGGTAAAAAACGCAACTTGAAAAAGTTGAGCATATAG